A DNA window from Plasmodium vinckei vinckei genome assembly, chromosome: PVVCY_02 contains the following coding sequences:
- a CDS encoding tRNA pseudouridine synthase D, putative: MFFKNNVAKLYLSCGINEFSVCYRKILFSIWLRHSSYLLEENVGINHFMSDLLEINKNKCSRNLVIQKKEHNFLPKEELRCIFKYKCEDFHVYEIDKNKKILDIEYIKRFCYEGNEAKYSNDLFNSEVGDTSNKFVGINKYNLKEKEHGNTVEQIGVQNEERSNVENSKSEEWVHFVLYKVNKDTQEAIREISKMSDIEIKDFHYSGFKDKRSVSTQIISTNVDNLKKILDIKNYYFNKKIKTLLICKIEKCKKKIELGEHNGNRFIVVLRNVQNYEDYLKNRLNNIKKKGFINYFGMQRFGVYSNTFNKGKALISRNYKDYIKHVLDPCIFEKKLFYGNVIKDNITIYLKNACDIYHKKGAILAYKYFTSKAKKLFDGDLANNNCVADYDNKLKIGNKSMKKSLYSFMTNSEYEAFMLLRNLYIYENNKRQKQRKKKITENREKYYQNEGENEMDKHKLEEKYNFYENEQTCVKGISMETRRFHMHSYSAKIFNMITSYRLQNFGLNLGYGDYFYSKEICSEKNEVKNQHNYISVIYNPNNVKDVNMYNVVLPVLGCMPNRLSYLTVFKKLYREYVGKNVRLAFLEILLYLMYTLYTDNLFNAERDIVIDKYFSFLIRDCQSGDDSAVRDAIKLWGEGILRNSISIKETLYIIKKFNSYINSFEYEYGMTCVFRNILVLPKNLYFCFCKYNEPKVKFISDLYKMNSGKHSISNKYLENKSIDIYDNEKGEGYLNNENIIYSFDHKKGNCIEEKNNRMQKEKTIVYNHNALVLSFNLSSSSYATMLIRELYGKRNELLVHNLIKNCQHYDNRVKKLKESLQ, encoded by the coding sequence atgttttttaaGAACAATGTAgctaaattatatttatcatgtGGAATAAATGAGTTTTCGGTATGTTATAGGAAAATACTATTTTCGATTTGGTTGCGTCATAGTTCTTATTTACTGGAGGAAAATGTTGGGATCAATCATTTTATGAGTGATTTacttgaaataaataaaaacaagtGCAGTCGTAATTTAGTTATACAAAAGAAGGAGCATAATTTTCTACCCAAAGAAGAGTTACGGtgcatttttaaatacaaatgTGAAGATTTTCATGTATACgaaattgataaaaataaaaaaattttagatATAGAATATATCAAAAGATTTTGTTATGAAGGAAATGAAGCAAAATATTCCaatgatttatttaacTCAGAAGTAGGAGATACTTCTAACAAGTTCGTGGgtataaataagtataacttgaaagaaaaagaacATGGAAATACAGTAGAACAAATAGGTGTACAAAATGAGGAGAGAAGCAATGTAGAAAATTCGAAAAGCGAAGAATGGGTTCATTTTGTGCTATATAAAGTTAATAAAGACACACAAGAGGCAATAAGAGAAATAAGTAAAATGTCCGATATCGAAATTAAGGATTTTCATTATTCTGGATTTAAAGATAAAAGGAGTGTATCTACTCAAATAATATCAACAAATGtggataatttaaaaaaaattcttgatattaaaaattattattttaataaaaagataaaaactTTACtaatttgtaaaattgaaaagtgtaaaaaaaaaatagaattgGGTGAGCATAATGGTAATCGTTTTATAGTGGTACTAAGAAATgtacaaaattatgaagactatttaaaaaatcgattaaataatattaaaaaaaaaggatttattaattattttggtATGCAACGATTTGGAGTATATAGTAATACTTTCAATAAAGGGAAAGCTTTAATATCTCGAAATTATAAAGATTATATAAAGCATGTACTTGACCCATGCATTTTtgagaaaaaattattttatgggAATGTAATAAAGGATAATATAAcgatatatttgaaaaatgcttgcgatatatatcataaaaaGGGTGCTATTCTTGCCTATAAGTATTTCACATCCAAGGcgaaaaaattgtttgaTGGGGACCTtgctaataataattgtgTAGCTGATTACGATAATAAACTGAAAATAGGGAATAAATCTATGAAAAAATCTCTTTATTCCTTCATGACGAACTCTGAATATGAGGCATTTATGCTTTTAAGgaatttatacatatatgaaaataataaaagacaaaaacaaaggaagaaaaaaattaccgAAAAcagagaaaaatattatcaaaatgaAGGGGAAAATGAGATGGATAAACATAAGTtggaagaaaaatataatttttatgaaaacgAACAAACATGCGTTAAAGGTATCAGCATGGAAACACGAAGATTCCATATGCATTCATATAGtgcaaaaatatttaatatgatAACCTCATATAGACTACAAAATTTTGGTTTAAATTTAGGTTATGgtgattatttttacagTAAAGAAATATGTTCAGAGAAAAATGAAGTAAAGAATcaacataattatattagtgttatatataatcctaataatgtaaaagatgttaatatgtataatgtTGTGTTGCCAGTTTTAGGATGTATGCCCAATAGATTATCTTATTTAAcagtttttaaaaaactaTACAGAGAATATGTTGGGAAAAATGTGAGATTGGCATTTTTAGAAATATTACTCTATTTAATGTATACTTTATATActgataatttatttaacgCTGAGAGGGATATAGTGATTGACAAATATTTTAGTTTTCTAATACGAGATTGTCAAAGTGGGGATGATAGCGCTGTTCGTGATGCTATTAAATTGTGGGGAGAAGGTATTTTAAGAAATTCGATATCAATAAAAGAAACCctctatataataaaaaaatttaattcatatataaattcttTTGAATATGAATACGGAATGACATGTGTGTTTAGAAATATACTTGTGTTgccaaaaaatttatatttttgtttttgtaaatataatgaaccTAAAGTTAAGTTTATTTCCGATTTGTACAAAATGAATTCAGGAAAGCATAGCATATCGAACAAATATTtggaaaataaaagcaTAGATATATACGACAACGAAAAAGGAGAAGGTTATTTAAACAATGAAAACATCATATACAGTTTTGATCATAAGAAAGGAAATTGTATtgaggaaaaaaataatcgaatgcaaaaagaaaaaactaTAGTTTACAATCACAATGCTTTAGTTCTAAGTTTTAATTTGAGTTCATCCTCATATGCTACAATGTTAATAAGGGAATTGTAtggaaaaagaaatgaGCTTTTAGTgcataatttaattaaaaattgtcaACATTACGATAACAGGGTAAAGAAGCTAAAGGAATCACTACAATGA
- a CDS encoding AP-4 complex subunit beta, putative, whose product MSPGQSEINNLKEVLRKLPQEKDDEKKREVLKKVIAYMTLGIDVSKLFPEIIMMSSTNDIIQKKMIYLYLNNYAETNSELSLLTINTLQKDSKDEDPIIRGLALRSFCNLRINNLFEYIEGPLFNGLNDKNSYVRRIAIISCIKLIKMNPQINIKNDVIKILKNKLLDKDSQCIINSVHALNEILADEGGLKVNKEIIFNMLNKISTFNEWGKCVILNIVSTYIPEDEDEMFDIMNILENHIRDYSTTVFLACLKCFLNLSANDTDLQIKIFNRMKEPLLTLITTSSYEISYIILLHSYILLHESNKLKYDIFDYDYKHFFFRYNDPTYIKDIKLDILVAISSKNNVSFITNELSEYISDSNVDIAQKSIYSIGCIALKIPKSISRVVDLALCSFLPMKSPHICGATIKMLGNILRKYDEYTKVIIEEVIKHDNKLIDDVGIISYIWIIGEYCEYIENAPYILEEYVNLTDCSYIFMLELLTACLKVLYRRPSEMKIILVSLFQNILNNYKYPELTDKLFFYYKLLYYNYEEAFNIIAAKKNLVTNFCESNENTLLDKLYNEFNTLSILYKYPTNKHIQYSKICFSAVYDPEENTHGTNTYNDSDSDAGEACDANKEHIHNKLYNNREINNYNEQYDNVDQPQISHSVSDDAASHFDNNQNTNLININDDVGTVGNEISADENGDSHRNNIHNYKGRGESMYPLDNSSNAIKKNNHSPNTKNANKNTFNSQYKNRNTDKMRTPTNNDTISEEKRTSLELLDMIDSDNFEKLKEILIHAENITPEQYQEQWNLLPEQNNEKLFLRKNYYNLQLESLDELISRYNIIILASGEIDQCLKFYMYSQFYTKHYVFIEFIFNKIEYSINWVLKSQSDNADMVDQFTDCFRDIFIDFM is encoded by the exons ATGTCTCCTGGCCAA AGCGAGATTAACAATCTAAAAGAAGTTTTAAGAAAATTGCCTCAAGAAAAAGATGACGAAAAAAAGAGAGAggttttaaaaaaggtCATAGCATATATGACATTAGGTATCGATGTATCCAAATTATTTCCtgaaattattatgatgtCTAGTacaaatgatataatacaaaaaaaaatgatatatttatatttgaacAACTATGCAG AAACAAACTCCGAATTATCATTGCTCACAATCAACACATTGCAGAAGGATAGCAAAGATGAAGATCCAATAATAAGAGGGTTAGCATTACGAAGTTTTTGCAATTTaagaattaataatttattcgAATACATCGAAGGGCCATTATTTAACGGGTTAAACGATAAAAATTCTTATGTCCGAAGAATAGCAATTATAAGctgtataaaattaattaaaatgaatccacaaataaatataaaaaatgatgttataaaaatattaaagaatAAATTGCTTGATAAAGATTCTCAGTGCATAATTAATTCAGTCCACGcattaaatgaaatattagcAGATGAAGGTGGAttaaaagtaaataaagaaattatatttaatatgttaaataaaatatcaacCTTTAATGAGTGGGGAAAATGcgtaatattaaatattgttAGCACATATATACCAGAAGATGAAGATGAAATGTTTGATATTATGAACATATTAGAAAATCATATAAGAGATTATTCAACCACCGTATTTTTAGCGTGCTTAAAATGTTTTCTTAATTTATCAGCTAATGATACTGATTtgcaaattaaaatttttaatagaaTGAAAGAGCCCTTACTTACATTAATTACAACATCCTCATATgaaatatcatatattattttattacattcgtatatattattgcatgagtctaataaattaaaatacgACATTTTTGATTATGACTAtaagcattttttttttcgatacAACGACCCCACCTATATAAAGGACATCAAGTTAGATATCCTTGTTGCAATTTCCTCTAAG AATAATGTTTCTTTCATAACAAACGAATTGAGCGAGTATATATCCGATTCCAATGTTGACATAGCACAAAAATCTATTTATTCAATCGGGTGCATTGCTTTGAAAATACCTAAATCGATTTCGAGAGTTGTGGATCTCGCATTATGCTCCTTTTTACCAATGAAATCACCACATATATGTGGAGCTACTATAAAAATGCTgggaaatatattaagaaAATATGATGAATATACAAAGGTAATAATAGAAGAAGTAATAAAGCATGACAACAAATTAATTGATGATGTAGGAATAATTTCTTATATATGGATAATAGGAGAATATTgtgaatatatagaaaatgcaCCATACATTTTAGAAGAATATGTAAATCTAACTGATTgctcatatatatttatgttagAATTGCTAACGGCTTGCCTAAAAGTTTTATATAGAAGACCATCtgaaatgaaaattattttagtatctttatttcaaaatatattaaataactATAAATACCCCGAACTTACTGataaactttttttctattataagcttttatattataattatgaagaagcatttaatattattgcagctaaaaaaaatttggtAACTAACTTTTGTGAATCTAATGAAAATACATTATtagataaattatataatgagTTTAATACCTTATCAatactatataaatatcCTACAAACAAGCATATTcaatattcaaaaatatgttttagtGCTGTATATGACCCTGAAGAAAATACTCATGGCACcaatacatataatgaTAGTGATAGCGACGCTGGTGAAGCTTGTGATGCAAATAAGGAACATATCCATAACAAGTTATACAATAATAGggaaattaataattataacgAGCAATATGATAACGTTGATCAACCCCAAATTTCTCATAGCGTCAGCGATGATGCTGCATCCCATTTTGATAATAACCAGAACACCAACCtgattaatataaatgatgatGTGGGCACAGTTGGAAACGAAATCAGCGCTGATGAAAATGGTGATAGCCATCGAAATAATATTCACAATTATAAAGGGCGTGGAGAAAGTATGTATCCTTTAGATAATTCGTCTAAtgctattaaaaaaaataatcatagccccaatacaaaaaatgccaataaaaatacatttaatTCTCAATATAAGAACCGTAACACCGATAAAATGCGTACACCCACCAACAATGATACCATTTCCGAAGAAAAAAGAACATCCCTTGAACTGCTAGATATGATTGATTCagataattttgaaaaattaaaagaaattttaatacatGCAGAAAATATAACACCAGAACAATACCAAGAACAATGGAATTTATTACcagaacaaaataatgaaaaattatttttaagaaaaaattattacaatttaCAATTAGAATCGTTAGATGAATTAATATCGAGATataacataattattttggcATCTGGAGAAATTGACCAATGCCTTaagttttatatgtattcaCAATTTTACACAAAACATTATGTATTCattgaatttatttttaacaagATAGAATATTCCATTAACTGGGTATTAAAGTCGCAGTCTGATAACGCCGATATGGTAGATCAGTTTACCGATTGTTTCAGGGACATATTCATAGATTTTATGTGA